A section of the Humulus lupulus chromosome 2, drHumLupu1.1, whole genome shotgun sequence genome encodes:
- the LOC133815105 gene encoding uncharacterized protein LOC133815105 — MASANIFDLYSTQEEEEVPLVRKKKLTRKHDGEPSQMPSAKKNRATDPSNDGPSGQTFAQPPAPLEKEIPPPPAPAATNPSPPAPTKQTQQVEGVPPGAKLSGRSLRSAKDRLAHILKHDRYKEVMAEAETMGVNQILNKALYEVASAMLTMTVARARAARVATQGARNNNVGQRSVVRADSRGPDRSRSNTTIQRDDGVRSGIASTQRENSRTPSKSHRSETSRSGSRRLGSKKTPPRHNQTGASRDKKTSQFKDGYGRDEANSHHTDRSKEKESNGQQGRNGCPGHAEKPPLHHGQKCSWRE, encoded by the exons ATGGCTTCTGCAAACATCTTTGATCTCTACAGCactcaggaggaagaagaagttccctTGGTCCGAAAGAAGAAATTGACCAGGAAACATGATGGGGAGCCCAGTCAGATGCCTTCGGCCAAGAAGAACCGAGCCACCGATCCTTCGAATGATGGGCCCTCTGGTCAAACATTTGCCCAGCCTCCTGCTCCTCTCGAGAAGGAAATTCCACCTCCACCTGCTCCTGCTGCCACGAATCCTTCACCTCCGGCCCCTACTAAACAGACTCAACAAGTTGAGGGTGTTCCCCCTGGGGCTAAGCTATCGGGCCGCTCCCTAAGGTCGGCCAAGGATCGCCTTGCTCACATTCTTAAGCATGACCGCTACAAAGAGGTCATGGCTGAAGCAGAAACAATGGGGGTCAACCAGATCCTCAATAAAGCCCTctatgaagtggccagt GCAATGCTAACCATGACGGTTGCTCGCGCCCGCGCGG CACGAgtagccacccagggagcaagaaataacaaTGTTGGTCAGAGGTCCGTTGTCAGAGCCGATTCTCGGGGGCCAGATAGAAGTAGAAGCAATACCACTATTCAGAGGGATGATGGGGTCCGCTCTGGGATTGCCTCAACGCAAAGGGAGAATTCTAGAACCCCTTCCAAGAGCCACcggtcagaaacttctagatcagggagtcgcCGGCTAggcagtaagaagactccacccaggcataaTCAGACTGGGGCTTCTCGAGATAAGAAAACTTCACAGTTTAAAGATGGATATGGTCGGGATGAGGctaatagtcatcacaccgaccggTCAAAGGAGAAAGAGAGCAATGGCCAACAAGGAAGAAATGGCTGCCCTGGCCATGCCGAGAAGCCGCCACTACATCACGGCCAGAAGTGTAGTTGGAGAGAGTAG